GCGGCAGCAGCCCCATGCCCGCGGCGATGCCCGCGGACATGCTCGCCACCCGCAGGAAGGCGCGGCGGTCCAGGCGCTTGAGCCCGTCGAAGAACTCCTGGCGCTCCTCGTAGTACTTCGTCTCGACGCTCTTGAACTTGTTGGACATGGCTAGGGCTTCCCTTCCTTCTTCGGCTCGCTCTTGACCGACGTCTCCGCGCCGTACACGCCCATCTCCGCCGGGTTCTTCTTGTCGAGGTCCGGGTTGGGCGCGATGTCCCCCAGGTTGCCCTTCTTCCCCATGGCCACCGCGGTGTCGCGCTCGGGGCGCTTGTTCTTCAGCCCGCGCTGCCGGGCCAGTTCCTGCTGGTTGAACTTGTCGAAGCGCGTGTCCGTGAGGGTGTAGAGGAACGCCACCAGATCGTCGATCTCCGGCTCGGTGAGCCCCAGCCGCTGCATGCCTCCATCCAGGTACGGGTTCTGAACGCCGCCCTTGTTGTAGTGGTCCATCACGTCCCACAGCGAGTTCAGCGAGCCATCGTGCATGTACGGGCCGGTGATGCCGATGTTGCGCAGCGTGGGCGTCTTGAAGGCCCCCACATCGTTCTCCTGCTTCGTCACCAGGAAGCGGCCCAGCTCGCTGAACTTCGTCTGCAGCGCCAGCTCGTCGATCTGCTTCTCGTCGCCGGTGCGCACCACCTTGAGCCCCTCGAGCGCGAGCTGCACGAAGTCCTGCTTGTGCGCGGCGATGCCGATGTTGTGGAACTTCTGATCCGAGAAGAGCGGCGAGACGATATTCGCCGCGTGGCATTCCGTGCACCGGCCTTTGCCGTTGAAGAGCGCCCACCCCCGCTTCTCCGAGGCGTTGAAGGCCTTCTCGTCCCCGTGGATGAACGCGTCGAAGCGAGCGCTGCCGGAGAACTGGGTGCGCTCGAAGGCGGCGATGGCCGCGGCCAGGTCGTCGTAGTTCACCTCCCGTCCGAAGACCTTCTGGAACTCGGCGGCGTACTCGGGAATGGCGCGGACCTTGGTCACCACCGCCTCGGGCGAGGGCATGCCCATCTCGATGGGATTGAGGATGGGCAGCTTGGCCTGATCCTCCAGCGTGGCGGCGCGCCCATCCCAGAACTGGGAGGCGTTGAACATGGCGTTGAGCACCGTGGGGCTGTTGCGCATGCCCTTCTGGTCCTTGATGCCCACCGAGCGATCCTTGCCGTCCACGAAGCCCTTCTTGGGTTCATGGCAGGTAGAGCAGGACACGGTGTTGTCCACCGACAGCCGCTGGTCGTTGAAGAGCTTCTCGCCGAGCAGCACCTTGTCCGGCGTGGGCTCGGCGCCCGGGGGGACAGAGACCTTCCACAGGACTGGAGAGACTCCTGGCGGCAGCTTCGGAGGTGGGGCCGAAGCCTTGGGCGGCTCGGCCGCGTGGCTGACTCCAGCGGCTACCAGGAAGGCGAGCATCCAGGCGTTGGACGATCTGTGACCCATAGGCACTTCTCCCCTCCGGCCTCGGGAGCCGCTCACGGCGAAGGCCATGGCGCCCCGTGCCCTGAACAGCGCGCAGGCAACCACCCGCCCGAATGACTTGCCATGGATCACCCGGGCCCCTGTTCACTCCGCATCAAGTCCCCCGTTCACAAAAGAGCGGTGTGTCCGGAACGGGCCCCTGTGTTCCCCAAGAGAGAAGGAATGAGGAGGAAGCGATGATTGATCCGGGCGAGCTCCACGAAGGGATGACGGTTCGAGACGCGCAAGGCCACAAGCTCGGCACAGTGGCCAACCTGGGCGCCACACACCTGGAGCTCGAGCAGGGCTGGCCAGCCCGGCGGGATTACGCAGTGAGCCTCCACCTCGTCGAGCGCATCGAGGGACAGGACATCATCCTGCACGCACCTTCCGCCGCGCCGCTCCCGCCCGAGGAGTGAGGCTTTGCTCCGGACTCAGGTGTGGAACGGCGGAGGATGACGCCACGCCCACGCCAGCAAGCAAGCTGCCGTGGCAGGCGCCAGGATGGCCGCAGCGATGACGGCCCCATCGAGCAGTCCGCTCGCCCGAGGCATGTTGTAAGCCACGGCCTGCCAGGTTGTCAGACAGGCATCCACGGCGATGACTCCGGCAAGCAACCCCGCGAGCCATGAGCGCCAGCGGCGCAGCAGCACGAAGAGCGCGGCGGTGAGCCCCACGTCGAAGATGATCCAGGCCCACTGGATGGCGTGCGAGGGGAAGCGGTGGGTGTTCGCGGGCAGGGCGAGCAACAGCGTCCAGGGAATGAGCAGGAGCGCCAGCAGGCGGACGAGCAGGTCCGCGCGGCGCATCAGCGTGATGAAGCCGAAGCGGATGAAGCTTCCCCGAGCGAAGGCACGCAGGGCATCGAACACGGGCCACACGCGGCTGGTGCTGGAAGGCCAGGCCAGGTGGATGGGGTCCCAGGCATGGGGCCGCAGCTTCGCCTTGAAGGCGCGCAGGCCCTCGAAGTCGAAGAGCGCCGCACCCCAGGTCCTCGCCACGCGCAGCCAGGGCCCCACCTCTCCGGCGAGCGGCGCCAGCCCGAGCGTCACGTAGCCCCTCCCCTCCTCCACGGCGGCGCGCATGGCCGCGTCCACCATCAGCTCCGTGGAGCCGTTGGGGGCCTGAGGGTCCCGGATGATGTGCTGGAGCAGCCACCCCTGGCGCGCGAAGACGGGAGCCGCCGAGAGGAAGGACACCACCTCGCCGTTCAGCTCTCCTACGAAGGCGCGGCGCTCCTCGGCGAAGGCGTACGGGGACATCTGTACCAAAAAGCCCATGGGTGCCATCCGCCGCGAGGAGAGCCAGCGTGACAGCAGCCGATCCACTGCGCGCCGCGTGGGGTGCTCCGGATGGCTCAGTTCCTCATGGCTGATGCGGCGCACGGTGACGCCCCGGGCCCGCGCACGCCGGAGCTGCTCGCGAAGGCTGCGGCTGGAGCGCACCGTCTCCTCCCAGCGGAGCGGATCCCATGTCGGCTGCTCGCCGATGGGCATCATCTCCACCGGAACCACCGTGGCGAAGCGCTGCTCCGTGGCGAAGAAGCAGACGCGCCGGCCCTCGGCCTGGGCCGCTGCCTCGAAGCGCGCAACCACCTCCGCGAGGCGCTCGGGCGAGGCGATGGGCGCGCCCGCGGCCACCCACGCCCCACCCGTGTCCACGTAGGCGGCACAGGCCTCTCCGTCCGCGTCGAACCAGTAGCGAAAGCCGGGCTCCAGCACCTGGAAGGAGGTGGCATTCCAGCCGTACCGCTTGAGGAGCTGGAGGACTCGCGCGGTGTCACTCGAGGAGGAGGGCTCGGCCATGGCACGGCTCAGGCAGGATGAGGAACACGGGGACCGGGAGGCGTCCTCGCTCCACCGATACCCTGCTCCTGCCGGAGCGCGTCGTCCAGCCGCCGCTGGTGTGCCGCGAGCAGATCACTCCGCGTGACGATGCCTACCACCCGGGCCGGCGCGTCACGGCGCACCACGGGCAGCCGCCCCACGCCCTCGTGGACCATGTGGTCCGCCGCCTCGCGCAGGGAGCAGTCCTCGAAGACGACGGCTGCGGGGCGCCGGATCACCTCGCGCAGGCGCCGCCCGGCAGGCTCCGTCCCATCCAGCAAGTCCCTCCGGGTGACGACGCCCACCAGCTGGCCGGCCGCGTCCACCACGGGGAAGCCCTGGTGGCTGGTACCCTCGACCCCGGAGGCCAGCCACGCTCGCACCTTCTCCAGCGTCTCCTCCGCCGCGAGCGTCGCCACCGGCCGCAACCCGAAGTCCCTCACGAGCGCATGAGCCAGTGCGTCCACGCCATACTCGGTGGGCACGCGGGCCCCTCTGCGTGCGATCTTCTCCGTCATGATGGAGTGGCGCATGAGGAGCGTGGACACGAGGTACGCCGCCGTGCACCCGCCCAGCAGTGGCAGCAGCCCCAGCGGCTGGCGCGTGGTCTCGAACGCGAACACGACAGAGGCCAGCAGCGCGCGCGAGGCCCCCGCGAAGATGGCCGCCATGCCCACCAGCGCCGCGATGCGGATGTCCACGCCCAGCCCTGGCGCCAGCCACACGAGCAGGGCGCCCAGCCCCGAGCCGATACCTCCTCCGATGGTGAACAGCGGCGCCAGCGTCCCGCCTGAGGTGCCGCTGCCGAGCGCGATGGACCAGGAGAGGAACTTCATCAGGCAGAAGAAGAGCATCGCCGTGCCGACAAACTGGCCGCCGATGATGTCCTCGATGTTGGTGTAGCCCACGCCCAGGGTTCGCGGCGAGAAGTAGCCCACCACTCCCACCACCAGGCCCCCAAGCGCTGGCCACCACATCCAGTGGAGCGGGAGCTTCTCGAAGGCATCCTCGATGGCGTACACGGCGCGGGTGCAGAACACGGAGGCCAGGCCCACGATGCCGCCCAGGAGGATGTAGCAGGCGAGCGCGGCTCCTCCCGGCTGGACGAGATCGGGCATGCCGAAGGCCGGCGCTCCACCCACGAAGGCGATGCGCACGCCCGTCGCAGTGGCGGTGGCCAGCGCCACCGGGATGACGGAGCGCGGGCGGTACTCGAACAGCAACAACTCCACCGCGAGCAGCACCGCGGAGACGGGCGCGCCGAAAGTGGCCGCCATGCCCGCCGCCGCACCGGCCGCGAGCAGCGCCTTGCGCTCATTGGCCGTCACCTTCAAGAGCTGCCCCACGAACGAGCCGAGCGCTCCCCCCGTGGCGATGATAGGCCCCTCGGCACCAAAGGGCCCTCCCGTACCGATGGCGATCGCCGACGACAGCGGTTTGAGGAACGTCACCCGGGGAGGAATGCGGCTCTGGTTGAAGAGGACCTGCTCCATGGCCTCGGGGATGCCGTGGCCGCGGATGGCCCGGGAGCCATAACGCGCCATCACCCCCACCACGAGCGCCCCCAACACGGGGATGACGATGACCCACGCGCCCAGCGTGTGGTCCGCTGGGGAGACCGGAGCCGCAGAGAAGCGGCCAAAGAAGGCCAGGTTCGTGAAGAGGTGGATCAGCCGCGTGAGCAGCTGGGCCACGAAGCCCGCCGCGACGGCCAGGAGGATGGCCACACCGCTGATGAACACGACGCGGCGATCCACGGGCTCCAGGACCGTGGGGGCGCGCACGCTCTGCAGGGCTGGCCCCATCGAAGGCGCGACGGGGAGCACCTCGTGGGAGACGCCCTCACCCACCTCGGAGATCTCAGGTTTCTTCATGGCTCTTTCTCCGCGTCCGGCGTGGAAGCGAGGATGTCTCGTCCTCGAAGAAGAGGGCGGGGGCCTGCGTGTCGGCGCCAATCTCCCGCACCAGCGCTGCGAGCCCTTGCGCCAGGATGCTCCGCTCGGAGGCCTCCATCCGGCCCAGCCCAGCGATGAGGTGGGCCTGGGCCATGGGCGGAGCCCGGCGCAGGAGCGTGCGTCCGTTGGGACTGAGCGCCACCTCGGCGCGGCGTGCATCGGTCTCGGAGGCCCGGCGGGTGACGAGCCCCCGCTCGATGAGCCGGCTCACGACGACGGAGACCGAGCTCTGGTGCGTGAGAGTCCGCTCGGCCAGCTCACCGATGGAGCATGCGCCCGCGTCCGCGAGCTGCTGCATCACGAAGAGCTGGGCGCCGCTGATGCCCACCAGCCGCTCGGAGGCACGGGCGGACACACGCAGCATTCGCACGATGCGCCGGATGGAGTCCATCACGGCCCGGGTGTCCTCCAGCGCCTCTCGTGGCTGCGCTCCGGAAGAGCGCTCCTGGCGTCTGCGAGGTTTTGCATGGGAGCCCATATAATTCTCCGGGCCGAAAGTACGAGCCTGCCCCGTCCTTCGCAAGTGCGGCCTGGCAGGGAGCCTCTCGCCCTCCCGCTCCAAACGTTGGAGGAGCAAGCAGGACTGGAGCGAGCCATGAGTCCGCCTCACCCCACCTACCTGCTGCCACGTGGCTGACACTCAGAGGGCACAAGTCGATCCAGCGCGTCCGTGTTGCGGCAATAGAGGGCAACCCTCTCACGCCTCAGGAGCGAGCCGTTGTGAACCTTCGACTCCTTCTTCTTCCGTCTCTCCTCCTCCTCTTCTGTCTCTCCTCCCCCGCGCTCGCACAGTCCGAGGACTCCCCACCTTCTGGGAACGGACGGCTGCTCACCACGGACGCCGCCACCGTCATCGCCCACCCGGTGATTGGCCTGCAGCGCTCGGCGCTTCCGCTGGTGGGAGGGCTCGTGCTGGACACCTCGCTCATCGCGGACGTGATGCTGGCGCCGAACCTGGGCCTGCGCTGGGCGATGGAGGCCGGCCCGCACCGCTTCGTGGCCGGCGCGCGCTACACGCACTTCGTCGGTGCATCCGTCTATTCCTCGGCCGTCACGGGACGGGAGCCCGCCCTCGACAGCTTCGAGCCCACGCTGTCGGGCCCCACCGTTTATGGCGCCTATGGCCTGGCGCTCGGGCCCCTGACTGTCCAGGGCGAGGCGCGCTATGCGCACTACGAGTCGGACTATCTCGCGGTGACGGGTGCGGCGGCCTTCCACCTCACCCAGACGCTCCAGCTCATCGCGGAGGCGGGTGTGCGCCTGAAGGGAGGCTCCAAGCTGCGGGCCGCCGCGGGCGTGCGCTACGGCGGTGAGCACCTGGGCGTGGCCCTGGGTGCCGCATACGTGGACATTGATGAGCCGGCCTTCCCTGGCGGCGGGCTCGCTGTGGCGCCCGTGCTCGATCTCTCCTGGACCTTCCGATGAGGCCCCCCATGATTCGCGCGCTCTTTCCCTGTGTGCTGCTGCTCACCGCGTGCTCGGCCGAGGTGGCTGTCACCACCGAGCCCTTCGACCAGAGCGTCCAGGTCACCTCGCTGCTGGAGCCCGTCTACGCCGAGGTCGCCATCGACGTGCCCAATGAGGCGGTGGGCGACGTCATCCTCCGGGAGATCTCCGCGAGCCTGACGGTGGTGAACCCGACGCGGACGCTGACCCTGGAGGCGGGCGCCCGGCTGGCGCTGAACGGCAAGGCCGAGCCAGGCACACCCCTGTTCTACACGAACAACAACCTGCCCTCGTATTTCAGCGCCGCCTCCGTGCTGCTGACCACGCAGGCCTTCGCTCCCGGCGAGCGCAAGCCCTTCACCATCACGGATCCGGTGCTCGTGCAGGCGGTGGGCAAGAAGCGCATCTGGCTCATCGTCAACAACACGGTGAAGCGACTGGGCATTGGCACGGACACGCTGCCGGTCAACATCGTCCTGGAGGACATCACCTTCCATGCCGTGGTGACCAAGCCCTTCCCCGGGGTGGGCGGCGCCCTGGAGGTCGGAGGGCTCTGAATCCGGGCACGGGGTCGGGTACGCTGGGGCCCCGTGTTCACGCTCACGCTCCTGCTCCTGACCGCTGCCCCTGACGCGCCCCTGCGCGCCGCTCCCGCCGCGCTGCTCTCCCAGTCCTCCACCGAGGACGCGAAGAGCATGCGGGAGCGCGCTCGCAAGCTTGCGGAAGAACTCCGATACGAGGAGGCCGTGGTGGAGTACCAGCGCTACCTGGCCCTGCCGGATCGGCCCGCCACTGAGCGTGCCCAGGCCCTGCTGGAGCTGGGCTACATCCACCTGCAGCTGGAAGACGCCACCACCGCCGAGCTGCGCATCACCGAGGCGCTCGAGCAGGATGCCTGGGTCCGTCCCCCGGCCGGAGCCCCGCCCAAGCAGGTGGAGCTGCTGGAGCGGGTGCGCGCGCAGCTCGCGGCCCGGCCGAAGCTGGAGGTGCTCCCGCGCGAGGGCTCCGCCGACCCGCGGCTCGTGCGTGCCTCCTTGAAGGACCCTCAGGGCAAGACGAGCCAGGTGCTGCTGCGCCACGCCCCCGTCCCGGATGGCCCCTACCGCGCCGCGCGGATGACCTGCGAAGGGGACACGTGCGCGGGAGAGCTGCCCACGCCCGGAAACTCCAGGAACTTCACGGCCTGGTACTTCCTGGAGGCGCTGGATGCCCAGGGCAACACGCTGGCCCGGGCCGCTACCCCCAAAGCCCCCTTGCAGCTCTCCGTCATCGAGCAGCGCGCCTGGTACGAGAGCCCCTGGGTGTACGCGGGCGGTGCGGCGGTGCTGATTGGCGCCGCGGCCGTCTTCTTCGTCGCCGCGGATCCAGGCTGAGCGACCCCCTCTCCCAGAGGGTCCACCGTTAGACAGGTGCATGCCCGGAGGTGCACTCCCTCACCAATCCCTCACCAATCTTTGTGAGCCCACGTCACCTCGGGGGTAGATTCCCCGCCCCTATGGCTCACCTGACCGAAGACAAGAACTTCCGCCTTCCTCGGACTGTCCTTCCCCGCCGCTACCTCTCGACGGTGACGCTCAACCTGGATGAGCACACCTTCTCCGGCTCGCAGACCATCGAGCTGGAGGTGACGGGGGCCACCGACGAGCTCATCCTCCACGGCATCGCGCTGCAGCTCGGCAAGGTGACGTTCCGTGCTGGCTCTTCGCAGCTCACCCCCACCTCCATCCAGCCGGCGCAACAGAGCGAGACGCTGGTGCTGCGCTTCGACAAGCCACTGCCCACGGGGACCGCCTCGCTGGATGTGGAGTGGACGGGCCGCTTCACCGAGGGCCTGCGCGGCCTCTATCTGGCGGGCAAGGTCGCCGCCACGCAGTTCGAGGCCGCTGACGCCCGGCGCCTCTTCCCCTGCTTCGATGAGCCCTCCTTCAAGGCGCGCTGGGCCATCACGGTGCGCATTCCCCCGACGCCGGGCCTGGTGGCGCTCTCCAACGGCGCCATCGTCTCGGACACCACCGAGGGCACCCTGCGCACGGTGAAGTTCCAGGAGATGGACGTGCTGAGCTCCTATCTCATCGCCCTGGTGGTGGGCCCGCTGGTAGGTACGGCGGAGGAGAAGGTGAATGGCGTGCCCGTGCGCACGTGGGCCCTGCCGGAGAAGGCGCACCTGGCGCGCTTCGGCCAGGACGCGGCGCTGGCGGCACTGCCCCGGCTCCAGGATTACTTCGGCCTGCCGTATGCCTACGGCAAGGTGGATCAGGTCGGCATCCCGGACTTCGAGGCAGGCGCCATGGAGAACGCGGGCCTCATCACCTACCGCGAGGTGGCGCTGCTGCTCGACCCCGCCAGCGCGCCGCTGTCCGTGCAGAAGCGGGTGGCCGAGGTGGTGACGCACGAGCTGGCGCACCAGTGGTTCGGCAACTGGGTGACGATGGTGTGGTGGGACGACCTGTGGCTCAACGAGGCGTTCGCCACGTGGATGGCGTTCAAGATCGTCGATGCGTGGCGGCCGGACTGGCGCGTGTGGCTGGACTTCGACTCAGGCAAGGCGGCGGCGCTGCACCTGGATGCGCTCAAGTCCACGCACCCCATCCGCGGCGAGGTGCGCAACGCCAGCGAGGCCGGCGAGAGCTTCGACCTCATCACCTATGAGAAGGGCGGCGCGGTGCTGCGGATGATCGAGGGCTTCCTCGGAGAGGGCCCGTTCCGCGAGGGCATCCGCCAGTACATGCGCACCCACGCGCGTGGCAACGCGGTGGCGGACGACCTGTGGGGGGCGCTCGGCGCGGCCTCCTCGCAGCCGGTGGTGGAGCTGGCCAACGCGTGGATCGGCCAGAGTGGCTACCCGCTGCTGTCGGTGAAGCAGGACGGGCGCAAGCTGACACTGAGCCAGCGGCGGTTCTACACGGAGCCGGGGGTGAGCAGCGGCGAGCGTTGGCCCGTGCCAGTGGTGCTGCGCTTCGCGGACAGCGGTGGCGTGCGAGAGCACCGCTTCCTGCTGCGCGACGAGCAAGCCACGGTGACGCTGGAGGGCAGCGGCGAGGTGAAGTGGCTGTTCGCCAACGCGGGCTCCACCGGCTTCTACCGCGTGGCCTACGACGGGCCGATGCTGGAGAAGCTGGCCGCGAACCTCTCGGCGCTGGCGCCCGCCGAGCGCATCTCGCTGCTGGCGGACCGCTGGGCGCTGGTGCGATCCGGGCAGTCCTCCGCGGCGGACTTCCTGGAGCTGGCCAGCCGCTTCGGTGGCGAGGAGGACGACGCCGTCCTCGAGGAGCTGGTGGGCCGCCTGAGCTACGTGGAGTCGCGGCTGGTGGACGGCGAGGACCAGGAGCGCTTCCGCCGCTGGGTGGAGAAGCTGCTGGGTCCGGCCCTGACAAAGCTGGGCTGGGAGTCGGCCGCGGGCGAGTCGGACCGGGTGAAGCTGCGGCGCGCGGCGCTGGTGCGCGCGGTGGGTGTGCTCGCGCGCGGCGGCCAGGCGCTCGCTGACGCGCGGCCGCGGATCACGAAGGTGCTGGCGGGAGACAAGACGGCGCTGGAGCCGAACCTGCTGGACAGCGCGGTGCACATGGTGGCGCGAGCGGGAGACGCGGCGCTGTTCGACACGCTCCTGGAGAAGCTGAAGACGGATCCAGACCCGGCCACGCAGCGCCGGTACCTGTCGGCGCTGGCCTCGTTCGAGAACCCGGCGCTGGCGCAGCGGGGCCAGGACCTGTTCTTCACGGAGACGGTGAAGATGCAGGACGTGACCATCTACCTCGGCTCGCTGCTGGGCAACCGGACGGGCCGCGACGCGTGGTGGAAGGTGATCCAGGAGCGCTGGAAGGACGTGGTCGCCCGCACCGGCGGAGCTCCCATGCTGCTGCGGCGCGTCGTGGAAGCCCTGGGTGCGCTGCGCACTCGCCAGCAGCTCGAGGAGACGAAGGCCCTGCTGCAGGTGCACCCCGTCAATGAGGCCCATCAAGCCATGGCGCAGACGCTGGAGCGGCTGAGCCAGGATGTCGCACTGC
This window of the Hyalangium minutum genome carries:
- a CDS encoding cytochrome-c peroxidase; the protein is MGHRSSNAWMLAFLVAAGVSHAAEPPKASAPPPKLPPGVSPVLWKVSVPPGAEPTPDKVLLGEKLFNDQRLSVDNTVSCSTCHEPKKGFVDGKDRSVGIKDQKGMRNSPTVLNAMFNASQFWDGRAATLEDQAKLPILNPIEMGMPSPEAVVTKVRAIPEYAAEFQKVFGREVNYDDLAAAIAAFERTQFSGSARFDAFIHGDEKAFNASEKRGWALFNGKGRCTECHAANIVSPLFSDQKFHNIGIAAHKQDFVQLALEGLKVVRTGDEKQIDELALQTKFSELGRFLVTKQENDVGAFKTPTLRNIGITGPYMHDGSLNSLWDVMDHYNKGGVQNPYLDGGMQRLGLTEPEIDDLVAFLYTLTDTRFDKFNQQELARQRGLKNKRPERDTAVAMGKKGNLGDIAPNPDLDKKNPAEMGVYGAETSVKSEPKKEGKP
- a CDS encoding DUF2171 domain-containing protein, producing the protein MIDPGELHEGMTVRDAQGHKLGTVANLGATHLELEQGWPARRDYAVSLHLVERIEGQDIILHAPSAAPLPPEE
- a CDS encoding DUF2156 domain-containing protein — translated: MAEPSSSSDTARVLQLLKRYGWNATSFQVLEPGFRYWFDADGEACAAYVDTGGAWVAAGAPIASPERLAEVVARFEAAAQAEGRRVCFFATEQRFATVVPVEMMPIGEQPTWDPLRWEETVRSSRSLREQLRRARARGVTVRRISHEELSHPEHPTRRAVDRLLSRWLSSRRMAPMGFLVQMSPYAFAEERRAFVGELNGEVVSFLSAAPVFARQGWLLQHIIRDPQAPNGSTELMVDAAMRAAVEEGRGYVTLGLAPLAGEVGPWLRVARTWGAALFDFEGLRAFKAKLRPHAWDPIHLAWPSSTSRVWPVFDALRAFARGSFIRFGFITLMRRADLLVRLLALLLIPWTLLLALPANTHRFPSHAIQWAWIIFDVGLTAALFVLLRRWRSWLAGLLAGVIAVDACLTTWQAVAYNMPRASGLLDGAVIAAAILAPATAACLLAWAWRHPPPFHT
- a CDS encoding chloride channel protein, with the protein product MKKPEISEVGEGVSHEVLPVAPSMGPALQSVRAPTVLEPVDRRVVFISGVAILLAVAAGFVAQLLTRLIHLFTNLAFFGRFSAAPVSPADHTLGAWVIVIPVLGALVVGVMARYGSRAIRGHGIPEAMEQVLFNQSRIPPRVTFLKPLSSAIAIGTGGPFGAEGPIIATGGALGSFVGQLLKVTANERKALLAAGAAAGMAATFGAPVSAVLLAVELLLFEYRPRSVIPVALATATATGVRIAFVGGAPAFGMPDLVQPGGAALACYILLGGIVGLASVFCTRAVYAIEDAFEKLPLHWMWWPALGGLVVGVVGYFSPRTLGVGYTNIEDIIGGQFVGTAMLFFCLMKFLSWSIALGSGTSGGTLAPLFTIGGGIGSGLGALLVWLAPGLGVDIRIAALVGMAAIFAGASRALLASVVFAFETTRQPLGLLPLLGGCTAAYLVSTLLMRHSIMTEKIARRGARVPTEYGVDALAHALVRDFGLRPVATLAAEETLEKVRAWLASGVEGTSHQGFPVVDAAGQLVGVVTRRDLLDGTEPAGRRLREVIRRPAAVVFEDCSLREAADHMVHEGVGRLPVVRRDAPARVVGIVTRSDLLAAHQRRLDDALRQEQGIGGARTPPGPRVPHPA
- a CDS encoding MarR family winged helix-turn-helix transcriptional regulator, coding for MDSIRRIVRMLRVSARASERLVGISGAQLFVMQQLADAGACSIGELAERTLTHQSSVSVVVSRLIERGLVTRRASETDARRAEVALSPNGRTLLRRAPPMAQAHLIAGLGRMEASERSILAQGLAALVREIGADTQAPALFFEDETSSLPRRTRRKSHEET
- a CDS encoding M1 family metallopeptidase, whose protein sequence is MAHLTEDKNFRLPRTVLPRRYLSTVTLNLDEHTFSGSQTIELEVTGATDELILHGIALQLGKVTFRAGSSQLTPTSIQPAQQSETLVLRFDKPLPTGTASLDVEWTGRFTEGLRGLYLAGKVAATQFEAADARRLFPCFDEPSFKARWAITVRIPPTPGLVALSNGAIVSDTTEGTLRTVKFQEMDVLSSYLIALVVGPLVGTAEEKVNGVPVRTWALPEKAHLARFGQDAALAALPRLQDYFGLPYAYGKVDQVGIPDFEAGAMENAGLITYREVALLLDPASAPLSVQKRVAEVVTHELAHQWFGNWVTMVWWDDLWLNEAFATWMAFKIVDAWRPDWRVWLDFDSGKAAALHLDALKSTHPIRGEVRNASEAGESFDLITYEKGGAVLRMIEGFLGEGPFREGIRQYMRTHARGNAVADDLWGALGAASSQPVVELANAWIGQSGYPLLSVKQDGRKLTLSQRRFYTEPGVSSGERWPVPVVLRFADSGGVREHRFLLRDEQATVTLEGSGEVKWLFANAGSTGFYRVAYDGPMLEKLAANLSALAPAERISLLADRWALVRSGQSSAADFLELASRFGGEEDDAVLEELVGRLSYVESRLVDGEDQERFRRWVEKLLGPALTKLGWESAAGESDRVKLRRAALVRAVGVLARGGQALADARPRITKVLAGDKTALEPNLLDSAVHMVARAGDAALFDTLLEKLKTDPDPATQRRYLSALASFENPALAQRGQDLFFTETVKMQDVTIYLGSLLGNRTGRDAWWKVIQERWKDVVARTGGAPMLLRRVVEALGALRTRQQLEETKALLQVHPVNEAHQAMAQTLERLSQDVALRERTGADVVAWLKRQP